From Suncus etruscus isolate mSunEtr1 chromosome 6, mSunEtr1.pri.cur, whole genome shotgun sequence, one genomic window encodes:
- the NR0B2 gene encoding nuclear receptor subfamily 0 group B member 2 has translation MKSLSSTMSSSQPGGCPCQGAEGRPAILYALLSPSLEPHRSTARSRCLCRQHRPVQLSTPHRTCQEALDVLGKTVVFLRNLPSFCQLPSQDRRQLLWGCWGPLFLLGLAQDTVTFEVAEAPVHSILKKILLEEHCSQLPEPPQPSLAAVRWLQCCLEAFWNLELSPKEYAYLKGTIIFNPDLPGLHTSSYIGLLQQEAHQALCEVLEPQHAAGQSRLARVLLTASTLKSISPTLLGDLFFRPIIGDIDIVGLLEDMLLLSLPAATLAETRCWLEGSWQC, from the exons ATGAAGAGCCTTTCCTCCACCATGAGCTCCAGCCAGCCTGGGGGCTGCCCGTGCCAGGGTGCTGAAGGCCGCCCAGCGATTCTGTATGCTCTGCTGAGTCCCAGCCTCGAACCCCACCGATCTACAGCCCGGAGCCGCTGTCTGTGCCGCCAGCACCGACCTGTGCAGCTGAGTACACCCCACCGTACCTGCCAGGAAGCCCTGGATGTGCTGGGCAAGACAGTGGTCTTCCTCAGAAACCTGCCATCCTTCTGCCAGCTGCCCTCGCAAGATCGGCGGCAATTGCTGTGGGGCTGCTGGGGGCCCCTCTttctgctgggtttggcccaagaCACCGTGACCTTCGAGGTGGCCGAGGCCCCAGTCCATAGCATACTCAAGAAGATCCTGCTGGAGGAGCACTGTAGCCAACTGCCTGAGCCACCACAGCCCTCACTGGCTGCTGTACGCTGGCTTCAGTGCTGTCTGGAGGCCTTCTGGAACCTGGAGCTGAGCCCCAAGGAATATGCCTACCTTAAAGGGACCATCATTTTTAACCCAG ACTTGCCAGGCCTTCACACCTCTTCCTACATTGGGCTCCTACAGCAAGAGGCTCATCAAGCACTATGTGAGGTCCTGGAGCCCCAACATGCAGCAGGCCAGAGCCGGTTGGCCCGTGTGCTCCTTACTGCCTCCACCCTCAAGTCCATCTCCCCCACCCTGCTTGGGGACCTCTTCTTTCGCCCTATCATTGGAGACATTGACATTGTTGGCCTCCTTGAGGACATGCTTCTGCTGAGCCTACCTGCTGCCACCCTAGCAGAGACCAGGTGTTGGCTGGAAGGCAGCTGGCAGTGCTGA